A region of the Bacillus sp. (in: firmicutes) genome:
AATCATTGCGAAAATTTATCTCACAAGCACTTCAGCGATTTCATAACGAAATCGTAGATCCGTTGCCAGAGTCTTTGCGTCATCAATATAAATTATTGCCTCGCCAAGAGGCGATTCGGGCCATCCATTTTCCAAACGACGAACGTGAGATGAAACAAGCGCGACGCCGGTTTGTATATGAAGAATTTTTATTATTCCAGTTAAAAATGCAAGGCCTCAGAAAATTCGAGCGGGAAAACTCGACAGGTGTTCAACACCACATAAACCATGAGCAAGTATCATCGTTTATTCAATCACTGCCCTTTCCATTAACGAACGCTCAAAAGAGAGTCGTAAAAGAAATTTTAACCGATATGCAATCTCCTTATCGGATGAATCGCCTCCTTCAGGGGGATGTTGGATCAGGAAAAACAGTCGTGGCGGCGATTGCCTTGTTAGCATCGGTTTCTAGTGGGTTTCAAGGTGCTTTGATGGTACCGACGGAAATTTTAGCGGAACAACATGCGGAATCTTTGTACAACTTATTAGCTCCAGTCGGAATTAAAACGGCTTTGTTAACGAGCTCGGTAAAAGGAAAGGTCCGGAAAGAAATTTTACAACGGTTAGTTTCTGGGGAAATTGATGTCGTCGTTGGTACGCATGCTTTAATTCAAGAAGATGTTCAATTTCGTCAGTTAGGTCTTGTCATAACCGATGAGCAACATCGGTTTGGAGTTGAGCAACGTCGGGTATTGCGGGAGAAGGGAGAAAATCCTGATGTGTTATTTATGACCGCGACACCAATCCCGAGAACCTTGGCGATTACTGCGTTTGGAGAAATGGATGTGTCCATTATTGATGAGATGCCAGCTGGCAGGAAGCCAATTGAGACGTATTGGGCCAAACACGATATGTTAGAGCGTGTGTTACGTTTTATGGAAAAAGAATTAGCAAAAGGAAGACAAGCATATGTTATTTGTCCTCTAATCGAAGAATCGGACAAATTAGATGTACAAAACGCCATTGACGTACATGCTCAATTAACTCACTTCTTTCAAGGACGATATAAAATCGGCTTAATGCATGGTCGTCTCACCAATGAAGAAAAAGAAGAAGTGATGAAACAATTTAGTCAAAATAAAGTGCAAGTATTAGTTTCAACGACTGTTGTGGAAGTTGGCGTCAATGTTCCGAATGCTACCTTCATGCTCATCTATGATGCAGAACGGTTCGGTTTAGCTCAACTCCATCAGCTAAGAGGACGCGTTGGGCGCGGTGACCATCAATCGTTCTGTATTTTGTTAGCTGACCCGAAAACCGATGTAGGGAAGGAACGAATGAAAATTATGACCGAAACGAACGACGGTTTCGTACTTAGTGAGCGAGATCTAGAACTTCGTGGACCAGGTGATTTTTTTGGAAAAAAACAAAGTGGTGTGCCAGAATTTAAAATTGCCGATATGGTTCATGACTACCGTGCTTTAGAAGTTGCTCGTCAAGATGCGCAACGATTAATCGAGTCCACCTCTTTTTGGGAAGATGATGAATATCGTCTGTTAAGAGAATATTTACTCTCAACTGGAGTTTTATCAGGGGAAAAATTAGACTAATCTTTGGAAACAGATTGCTAGATTTATCTTGCAATCTGTTTTTTTTAATTATATACTACTGTTAGTACTAGGTACTAATAGCGCGGAAGGTGTCTTGATTCGTATGCGATTATCTAAAAAAGAACGTCAAAAGCAGTTACTCAAAACGATAAAAGAAAATCCTTTTGTTACAGATGAAGAATTATCTGAACAATTTAAAGTAAGTGTACAAACCATTCGGTTAGATCGTTTGGAATTATCCATACCGGAACTACGCGAGCGAATTAAACATGTAGCTGAGAAAAGATTTGCTGATGAAGTTCGCTCGTTACCAATAGACGAAGTAATTGGTGAAATGATTGACGTTCAGCTCGATCACAGTGCCATTTCGATTTTTGATGTAAAAAAAGAACATGTATTTAAACGGAATCAGATTGCCCGTGGACATCATTTGTTTGCCCAGGCGAATTCACTAGCTGTGGCTGTTATCGATGATGAATTAGCATTAACGGCAAAGGCAACTATTCATTTTACACGCCCGGTAAAAGAAGGGGAACGAGTAGTTGCGAAAGCGAAAGTTCTCGATGTACAAAACAAAAAAGATCGAACCATTGTTGAAGTAAATAGTTATGTAGGTAAAGAACTCGTTTTTAAAGGGGAATTTGAAATGTTCCGATCAAAAATAGCAGAAAAGGATGAAACACAATGAGAATTGCTATAGATGCAATGGGTGGCGATCATGCACCAAAAGAAATCGTCTTAGGTGCGATGAAAGCTTTACATACATTTGATGATTTATCCATTACACTTATCGGAAATGAACAACAAATTAAGCAATTTTCACAACCACATGAGCGACTTTCCATCATTCATACCGATGAAGTCATTTTAGGAACAGATGAACCAGTCCGTGCCGTTCGTCGCAAAAAGCAATCATCAATGGTGTTAATGGCCAAAGAAGTAGCAGAAGGTCGGGCTGACGCTTGCGTCTCCGCAGGAAATACAGGAGCTTTAATGGCAGCGGGATTGTTTGTCGTTGGTCGAATTGAAGGAATTGAACGTCCAGCTTTAGCTCCGACGCTTCCAACTATGGATGGTAGAGGGTTTCTCATGTTAGACTTAGGTGCCAATGTTGATGCAAAGCCCGAGCACTTAGTTCAATATGCGATTATGGGAGCTGTGTATACAGAAAAAGTGAGAGGTATTAAGCGCCCACGAGTCGGTCTATTAAACATCGGAACCGAAGAAAAGAAAGGGAATGAATTAGTAAAACAAACATATCAGCTGCTCCAACAAACAGAGTTAAATTTTGTTGGAAATGTGGAATCTCGAGACTTACTAAACGGTGTATCCGATGTTGTGGTAACAGATGGTTTTACTGGGAATATGGTTCTCAAAGCGATTGAAGGTACCGCCCTTTCCGTCTTTTCTATGATGAAAGAAACGTTAACAAGCAGCTTAAAAAACAAGTTGGCAGCGAGCGTATTAAAGGGTGACCTTGTTAAGCTTCGCGACAAAATGGATTATACCGAATATGGTGGCGCTGGCTTATTTGGTTTAAAAGCCCCAGTTGTGAAAGCTCATGGCTCTTCAAATGCGAATGCATTATTTAATGCCGTTCGCCAAGCTCGAGAAATGGTGAAACAAAACGTTTCACAGACCATCATGGAAGAGGTTAGAGGGCAAGAAATGAAGGAGGGTTCATAAATGGGTAAAATCGCCTTTATCTTCCCAGGCCAAGGTTCACAATCCGTCGGGATGGGAAAAGCGGCAGCAGAAGCAAATGAACGAGCAAAAGCGATTATTGAACAAGCGGATGCTCGTTTAGTTTTTCCGTTATCGGATATCATGTATAATGGGCCTCAAGAAAAGCTCACATTAACGACAAATGCCCAGCCAGCGTTATTAACCGCAAGCATTGCCATTTTACAGCTATTAATTGAAGCAGGTATTCAACCGGATTATACAGCAGGACATAGCTTAGGTGAGTATAGTGCGCTTGTAGCCGCAGGTGCAATGTCTTTTGAAGATGCGGTGTACGCTGTACGTAAGCGTGGAGAATTTATGGAAGAAGCTGTCCCTAATGGAGAAGGAACGATGGCAGCCGTATTAGGAATGGATCGTGACCTGTTACTAGACGTATGTGAGACCGTTTCTTCTGAAGGTCATCCTGTTCAATTAGCCAACTTAAACTGCCCAGGACAAATTGTTATTTCTGGTTCCAAACTAGGAGTAGAATTGGCTTCTGAGCGTGCAAAAGAAAAAGGAGCCAAACGGGTAATTCCGCTTCAAGTTAGTGGCCCATTCCATTCTGCTTTAATGAAACCAGCTGCTGAAAAATTTCGAAAGGTACTAGATGAAATTACAATTAAAGATGCATCTATTCCGGTCGTAGCAAACGTAACGGCGAACGAATTGATCAAGGCAACCGAAATTAAAAACAAACTAATTGAACAGCTTTATTCACCTGTTTTATGGGAAGATAGCGTTCGATATATGATTAACCAAGGTGTCGACACTTTTATTGAAGTAGGTGCAGGAAAAGTACTTACTGGACTTGTGAAAAAAATTGATCGCAGCGTGTCCGTTTTTAATGTATTTGACCCAGAAAGCTGTCAGCAAGTCATTGACGCCTTAAAGGAGGTTCAATAATGGTATTAGAAGGTAAAATCGCACTTGTAACTGGTGCTTCCCGAGGCATTGGTCGAGAAATTGCATTGGAATTTGCTCGTCAAGGAGCAAACGTGGTCGTTAACTATGCAGGAAGTGAACAAAAAGCGTTAGAAGTTGTGGAAGAAATTAAACAACTTGGACGCGAGGCGTTCGCTTTTCGATGTAACGTAGCAGATGCGGAACAAGTTCAACAAATGGTCAAAGAAACGATTGAGCGTTTTGGACGACTGGATATTTTAGTAAACAACGCAGGGATTACAAGAGATAATTTACTAATGCGAATGAAAGAAGAAGATTGGGACGATGTTCTCAACATTAACTTAAAAGGTGTTTTCTTATGTACAAAAGCCGTTACTCGTCAAATGATGAAACAACGTAGTGGACGGATTATTAACATTTCTTCTATTGTTGGGGTAAGCGGCAATGCTGGACAAGCGAATTACGTGGCTGCGAAAGCGGGTGTCATTGGACTTACAAAAACATCTGCTAAGGAGTTAGCTCCACGGGGGATTACAGTGAACGCGATTGCCCCTGGATTTATTACAACAGATATGACCAATCAATTATCTGAAGAAGTATCCCAAGAAATGTTAAAACAAATTCCGCTTGGTCGCTTTGGAGAACCGTCAGATATTGCTAAAGTGGCTGTGTTCTTAGCATCTGATGCAGCAAATTATATGACTGGGCAAACGCTGCATGTAGATGGCGGAATGGTCATGTAAAATCGTGAAGAATTCCATTGACAACTATTTTTCTATCCGTTCATAATACATTATGACTACTTGAGGGGAGGTGAAAGAGGATGGCAGACGTTTTAGAGCGTGTAACGAAAATTATCGTTGACCGTTTAGGTGTTGATGAGTCTCAAGTTACACTTGAAGCTTCTTTCAAAGAAGATCTTGGAGCAGACTCACTTGATGTTGTTGAACTTGTTATGGAACTTGAAGATGAATTTGATATGGAAATTTCTGACGATGAAGCTGAAAAAATCGTAACAGTTGGCGATGCTGTTAACTACATAAAAAGCAATATGTAATCGTTAGAAATCGATAGCTCCGTTGTAAAACGGAGCTTTCTTCTGTATATAGTAAAAGTTTCATTCGTGAAGGGGTTTTTCTTCATCGCCCCAACAGTTTTTAACTGTTATTAAAGTATTTTTTGCGTTAACAGTCATTTTCGATTAAACTTGATATGGAATTTATTTAGCAAGGTGGAGGACCTATGCACAAATATCATAGAGAAAAAAAGAGTATACATACCATTCATGATGAAAAGTTTAAAACGTTTCAAGAAATGATTGGGATTCATTTTACAAATGAGAAATTATTAAAACAAGCTTTTACTCATTCATCGTATGTGAATGAGCATCGCAAAAAACCATACGAAGACAACGAACGATTAGAATTTTTAGGAGATGCTGTTTTAGAACTGACAATTTCTCAATATTTATACGAGAAATATCCGACCATGAGCGAAGGGGAGTTAACAAAACTCCGTGCAGCCATTGTCTGTGAGCCATCTCTCGTTTCATTTGCGAATGAATGGAAATTTGGAGAGTATGTGTTATTAGGGAAAGGTGAAGAATTGACTGGTGGTCGAACTCGTCCTGCGTTACTTGCTGACGTGTTCGAAGCATTTATCGGAGCCCTTTATTTAGACAAAGGGTTACATGAAGTGATTTCCTTTTTAGAAAAAGTTGTCTTCCCAAAAATTTCTGCCGGTGCTTTTTCTCATGTGATGGATTATAAAAGCCAACTGCAAGAGTTTGTTCAACGGGGTGCAGCTGGTACAATTGAATACAAAATTTTACAAGAAAAAGGACCAGCGCACAATCGGGAATTTGTCGCTTCCGTTTCTTTAAATGGAACCGTCTTAGGACAAGGAAAGGGACGGTCGAAAAAAGAAGCGGAGCAACATGCCGCGCAAGAAGCATTGGAAAAATTAAAAGCCCAGCAAGAAGAACAGTAGTTAGGGGGCTTCTTGCAAGCCGTTAGTTGGTAATTGTTCGTGCTAACGGCTTTTTTTGAACTATTGAAATAGACAGGAGGATATCAAGTGTTCCTCAAACGTTTAGATGTGGTAGGATTTAAATCATTTGCCGATCGAGTTTCTGTTGAATTTGTTCCGGGTGTAACAGCGGTTGTGGGACCGAACGGAAGTGGGAAAAGTAACATTACAGACGCCATTCGATGGGTGCTCGGAGAACAATCGGCCAAGTCACTTCGTGGGTCGAAAATGGAAGATATCATCTTTGCCGGAAGCGATACACGAAAACCACTCAATTTTGCCGAAGTTTCACTCACACTAGAAAACGAAGATCAATTTTTACCAATCGATTATAACGAAGTTTGTATCACCCGACGTGTCTACCGTTCGGGTGAAAGCGAGTTTTACATTAACCAACAACCATGCCGATTAAAAGATATTATTGATTTATTCATGGATTCTGGTCTTGGGAAGGAATCGTTTTCCATTATCGGACAAGGCCGGGTGGAAGAGATATTAAATAGTAAAGCAGAAGACCGCCGCTCTATTTTTGAAGAAGCGGCTGGTGTGTTGAAATACAAAACAAGAAAAAAGAAAGCAGAACTAAAATTAAAAGAAACAGAAGAGAATTTACATCGCGTTAACGACATTTTGTATGAGTTGGAATCCCAAGTGGAGCCCCTCCAAATCCAAGCTTCCATAGCAAAAGATTATTTAGCTAAAAAAGAAGAGTTGGAGCAAATCGAGGTGGCTTTAACCGTTCATGAAATTGAAGAGCTTCATCATCAGTGGGAAACTCTTTCAAAACAATTGGAACTTCATCAAGAGCAAGAAATGGAGCTTTCTTCTTCATTAAACGCGAAAGAAGCACTACTAGAACAATTACGCGATCAAATAACGGCGTTAGATGAGTCCATTAGTGACTTACAAAATGTATTGTTAATTACAAGTGAAGAACTTGAAAAAATTGAAGGACGAAAAGAAGTTTTAAAAGAACGGAAAAAAAACGCGGCCCAAAACAAAATTCAACTTCAGAAAAACATCGAAGAGGCAACAGAAAAAATAAGTGCGCTCGAACAACAAAAAGCACAATTAGAGAAGGAATACAACGAGTATAAGAAAACGACCGAACAATTAAAAGAGGAATTAAAAGAAAAGCAGCTCTTAATAAAGAGCTTTTCGGAAAATTTAGAAGAGCTGATGGAATCACTTAAAGGAGATTACATAGAATGGCTTAACAAACAAGCAACTGCTAAAAATGAAATACAATATTTAACCCAACAACTCGAACAAATTGAGAGAAAACAAAAACAGCTGCTTGGAGAGAACGAGAAGTTTCTTGAACAACGAAAAGATATGGAAGATAAAAAAGTTCGCTTAGAAAGTGCGTTAACTGAAGTGAATGAACAATTGAATACCACTTTGCGGACGTATCGAGAAACACAAATCGCGATTGAGCGTATGAAAAATCAGCTCCAAAAGAAAGAATCCGCTCTTTATGAAGCGTATCAACTATTACAAAAAGCGACCTCAAGAAAGGAAATGCTCGAAGAAATGGAAGCCGAATATAGCGGCTTTTTCCAAGGAGTAAAAGCGGTTTTAAAAGCAAGAGATCAACAGTTACAAGGAATTCATGGGGCGATTGCTGAACTCGTTCAAGTACCTAAGAACTATGAAGTTGCCATTGAAACCGCGTTAGGTGGAGCGATGCAACATATTGTCGTTGAGACGGAACATCATGCCCGAATGGCTATTCAATATTTAAAGCAGCATCAATCCGGACGGGCGACCTTTTTGCCGCTAGAGGTCATAAAAGGAAAAAGTATTCCTTCATCCTATAAGGAAGCCATCCAATCTCATCCGTCCTTTATAGGTGTAGCAGCTAATGTTATTCATTTTGAACCACAGTATCAAGATGTGATCGATCATTTATTAGGAAATGTCATCATTGCTTCGGATTTAAAAGGAGCTAACGATATAGCGAAGCAAATGCAATATCGATATCGCATCGTTACTCTGGATGGGGATATCGTTAACCCAGGAGGCTCCATGAGTGGGGGGGCCATCAAACAAAAAACGACTTCTCTACTTAGCCGAAAAGGGGAGTTGGAGCAACTTATTCAAAAAATACCAGAAATGGACCGCCAAATTAGTAACGTAGAAAAGCAATTGAAAACATTAAAAACACAAATTGTTGACGAGGAAAAGCGTTTAGAAGAATTGCGCCGTGAAGGTGAACAGTTACGCTTACAGGAACAAGCACTCAAAGCAGAATACCGTGAAGTTGAATTAGCCGAAGCAAATGTCAATGAGCGACTATCGCTATATGACCGGGAACAAATGAATTATGTGAATGAGCAAACATCCATTCAACAACGAATGGACGAGCTGAAACAAGTCATCTGTCAAACGGAGGATGAATTAGCTCGAATTAATCATGAACTGTCTCAGCTGAATGAACGAAAGCAAACCGAACAGACGTCAAAAGAGACGTTAACGAACGAAATAAGTGATTTAAAAGCGACCCTAGCTGCAAAAAACGAGAATTATATGAACTGTAAAATGTCTTTAGAACGTGTGGAAAACGAATTGAAGGAAATGCAGCAAAAACGACAACATTATGAAGAAGATTTAATGCTTCTTGAACAAGAAATGACCGATAGCCACTCAGGTGAACAACAATTAGAAGAAGCTGCACTGAAAAAAATGCATGATAAAAAGGAAACGTCTCGTCTGATTTCATTGCGTCGTAAAGAACGTTTGTCGATGCAACAACAGTTGGAAGACGTTGAGCTTGAAGTAAAAGAACTAAAGCGTCAGTATAAAGGCATTAGTGAAACGATGAAAGATGAAGAGGTAAAACTCAATCGCTTGGATGTGGAATTAGATAATCGTCTTGCGCATCTTCGTGAAGAATATATGCTGTCGTTTGAAGCAGCTAAGCAAGATTACCCTCTAACTGTTTCCGTCGAAGAAGCTCGTAAAAAAGTGAAACTTATAAAAATGTCCATAGAAGAGTTAGGAACAGTTAACCTCGGAGCAATTGATGAATATGAACGGGTATCTGAGCGATATCAATTTTTAATGGAACAAAAAAATGATTTAGAGCATGCAAAGCAGACCTTATTCCAAGTCATTCAAGAAATGGATACCGAAATGAAAAAGCGATTTGAACAAACATTCACTGCTATTCGTGACCAATTTGAGGACGTATTTCGTGCTCTTTTTGGGGGAGGACGTGCCGAATTAAAATTAACAGACCCAAGTGATTTACTTCATACCGGAGTGGAAATTGTAGCTCAACCGCCAGGGAAAAAGCTACAAAATTTAGCATTACTATCTGGTGGGGAACGAGCATTAACCGCCATTGCTCTTTTATTTTCGATATTAAAAGTTCGTCCTGTACCGTTTTGTGTGCTTGATGAAGTAGAAGCTGCTCTGGACGAAGCAAACGTCTACCGGTTTAGTAAATTTTTAAAACAGTTTAGTAAAGAAACGCAATTTATTGTGATTACCCATCGAAAAGGAACGATGGAGGAAGCGGACGTGTTATATGGGGTGACGATGCAAGAATCCGGCGTGTCCAAAATGGTATCGG
Encoded here:
- the smc gene encoding chromosome segregation protein SMC, which gives rise to MFLKRLDVVGFKSFADRVSVEFVPGVTAVVGPNGSGKSNITDAIRWVLGEQSAKSLRGSKMEDIIFAGSDTRKPLNFAEVSLTLENEDQFLPIDYNEVCITRRVYRSGESEFYINQQPCRLKDIIDLFMDSGLGKESFSIIGQGRVEEILNSKAEDRRSIFEEAAGVLKYKTRKKKAELKLKETEENLHRVNDILYELESQVEPLQIQASIAKDYLAKKEELEQIEVALTVHEIEELHHQWETLSKQLELHQEQEMELSSSLNAKEALLEQLRDQITALDESISDLQNVLLITSEELEKIEGRKEVLKERKKNAAQNKIQLQKNIEEATEKISALEQQKAQLEKEYNEYKKTTEQLKEELKEKQLLIKSFSENLEELMESLKGDYIEWLNKQATAKNEIQYLTQQLEQIERKQKQLLGENEKFLEQRKDMEDKKVRLESALTEVNEQLNTTLRTYRETQIAIERMKNQLQKKESALYEAYQLLQKATSRKEMLEEMEAEYSGFFQGVKAVLKARDQQLQGIHGAIAELVQVPKNYEVAIETALGGAMQHIVVETEHHARMAIQYLKQHQSGRATFLPLEVIKGKSIPSSYKEAIQSHPSFIGVAANVIHFEPQYQDVIDHLLGNVIIASDLKGANDIAKQMQYRYRIVTLDGDIVNPGGSMSGGAIKQKTTSLLSRKGELEQLIQKIPEMDRQISNVEKQLKTLKTQIVDEEKRLEELRREGEQLRLQEQALKAEYREVELAEANVNERLSLYDREQMNYVNEQTSIQQRMDELKQVICQTEDELARINHELSQLNERKQTEQTSKETLTNEISDLKATLAAKNENYMNCKMSLERVENELKEMQQKRQHYEEDLMLLEQEMTDSHSGEQQLEEAALKKMHDKKETSRLISLRRKERLSMQQQLEDVELEVKELKRQYKGISETMKDEEVKLNRLDVELDNRLAHLREEYMLSFEAAKQDYPLTVSVEEARKKVKLIKMSIEELGTVNLGAIDEYERVSERYQFLMEQKNDLEHAKQTLFQVIQEMDTEMKKRFEQTFTAIRDQFEDVFRALFGGGRAELKLTDPSDLLHTGVEIVAQPPGKKLQNLALLSGGERALTAIALLFSILKVRPVPFCVLDEVEAALDEANVYRFSKFLKQFSKETQFIVITHRKGTMEEADVLYGVTMQESGVSKMVSVRLEETNDLVKS
- the fabG gene encoding 3-oxoacyl-[acyl-carrier-protein] reductase; this translates as MVLEGKIALVTGASRGIGREIALEFARQGANVVVNYAGSEQKALEVVEEIKQLGREAFAFRCNVADAEQVQQMVKETIERFGRLDILVNNAGITRDNLLMRMKEEDWDDVLNINLKGVFLCTKAVTRQMMKQRSGRIINISSIVGVSGNAGQANYVAAKAGVIGLTKTSAKELAPRGITVNAIAPGFITTDMTNQLSEEVSQEMLKQIPLGRFGEPSDIAKVAVFLASDAANYMTGQTLHVDGGMVM
- the fapR gene encoding transcription factor FapR, with the protein product MRLSKKERQKQLLKTIKENPFVTDEELSEQFKVSVQTIRLDRLELSIPELRERIKHVAEKRFADEVRSLPIDEVIGEMIDVQLDHSAISIFDVKKEHVFKRNQIARGHHLFAQANSLAVAVIDDELALTAKATIHFTRPVKEGERVVAKAKVLDVQNKKDRTIVEVNSYVGKELVFKGEFEMFRSKIAEKDETQ
- the acpP gene encoding acyl carrier protein — encoded protein: MADVLERVTKIIVDRLGVDESQVTLEASFKEDLGADSLDVVELVMELEDEFDMEISDDEAEKIVTVGDAVNYIKSNM
- a CDS encoding ribonuclease III, whose amino-acid sequence is MHKYHREKKSIHTIHDEKFKTFQEMIGIHFTNEKLLKQAFTHSSYVNEHRKKPYEDNERLEFLGDAVLELTISQYLYEKYPTMSEGELTKLRAAIVCEPSLVSFANEWKFGEYVLLGKGEELTGGRTRPALLADVFEAFIGALYLDKGLHEVISFLEKVVFPKISAGAFSHVMDYKSQLQEFVQRGAAGTIEYKILQEKGPAHNREFVASVSLNGTVLGQGKGRSKKEAEQHAAQEALEKLKAQQEEQ
- the recG gene encoding ATP-dependent DNA helicase RecG, producing the protein MTNKLHEPVTILKGVGEETADGLAQMGIYTIQHLIEYFPYRYDDNRLKDLATCQHEERVTVEGKVHSEPVVTYYGRKKSRLTVRLLVGRYLIQVVFFNQPYLKKNLSLNAIITVTGKWDKYRQTITASEYRLGPFKQQSEFEPVYSIKGSITTKSLRKFISQALQRFHNEIVDPLPESLRHQYKLLPRQEAIRAIHFPNDEREMKQARRRFVYEEFLLFQLKMQGLRKFERENSTGVQHHINHEQVSSFIQSLPFPLTNAQKRVVKEILTDMQSPYRMNRLLQGDVGSGKTVVAAIALLASVSSGFQGALMVPTEILAEQHAESLYNLLAPVGIKTALLTSSVKGKVRKEILQRLVSGEIDVVVGTHALIQEDVQFRQLGLVITDEQHRFGVEQRRVLREKGENPDVLFMTATPIPRTLAITAFGEMDVSIIDEMPAGRKPIETYWAKHDMLERVLRFMEKELAKGRQAYVICPLIEESDKLDVQNAIDVHAQLTHFFQGRYKIGLMHGRLTNEEKEEVMKQFSQNKVQVLVSTTVVEVGVNVPNATFMLIYDAERFGLAQLHQLRGRVGRGDHQSFCILLADPKTDVGKERMKIMTETNDGFVLSERDLELRGPGDFFGKKQSGVPEFKIADMVHDYRALEVARQDAQRLIESTSFWEDDEYRLLREYLLSTGVLSGEKLD
- the plsX gene encoding phosphate acyltransferase PlsX encodes the protein MRIAIDAMGGDHAPKEIVLGAMKALHTFDDLSITLIGNEQQIKQFSQPHERLSIIHTDEVILGTDEPVRAVRRKKQSSMVLMAKEVAEGRADACVSAGNTGALMAAGLFVVGRIEGIERPALAPTLPTMDGRGFLMLDLGANVDAKPEHLVQYAIMGAVYTEKVRGIKRPRVGLLNIGTEEKKGNELVKQTYQLLQQTELNFVGNVESRDLLNGVSDVVVTDGFTGNMVLKAIEGTALSVFSMMKETLTSSLKNKLAASVLKGDLVKLRDKMDYTEYGGAGLFGLKAPVVKAHGSSNANALFNAVRQAREMVKQNVSQTIMEEVRGQEMKEGS
- the fabD gene encoding ACP S-malonyltransferase encodes the protein MGKIAFIFPGQGSQSVGMGKAAAEANERAKAIIEQADARLVFPLSDIMYNGPQEKLTLTTNAQPALLTASIAILQLLIEAGIQPDYTAGHSLGEYSALVAAGAMSFEDAVYAVRKRGEFMEEAVPNGEGTMAAVLGMDRDLLLDVCETVSSEGHPVQLANLNCPGQIVISGSKLGVELASERAKEKGAKRVIPLQVSGPFHSALMKPAAEKFRKVLDEITIKDASIPVVANVTANELIKATEIKNKLIEQLYSPVLWEDSVRYMINQGVDTFIEVGAGKVLTGLVKKIDRSVSVFNVFDPESCQQVIDALKEVQ